In one Pungitius pungitius chromosome 13, fPunPun2.1, whole genome shotgun sequence genomic region, the following are encoded:
- the grem2a gene encoding gremlin-2 produces the protein MLWRITIPVILAGVLCITAENKKHRPQGSIPSPHKTKGNLSTVRHHRLLQQRPEVLASSREALVVTERRYLRRDWCKTQPLRQTISEEGCRSRTVVNRFCYGQCNSFYIPRHSGPNSGEGQSRGRAVGSGRKGHSKAQEPFQSCSFCRPHRVTQLTVQLDCPDLQPPFRHRKVQRVKQCRCTSVDVSGHGKL, from the coding sequence ATGCTGTGGAGAATAACAATCCCAGTCATACTGGCTGGGGTGCTCTGCATCACCGCCGAGAACAAAAAGCACCGGCCCCAGGGATCCATCCCGTCCCCGCACAAGACCAAAGGGAACTTGTCCACGGTGCGTCACCACCGGCTACTGCAGCAGAGGCCGGAGGTGCTGGCCTCCAGCCGGGAGGCCTTGGTGGTGACGGAGCGCCGGTACCTCCGCAGGGACTGGTGCAAGACCCAACCCCTGCGTCAGACAATCAGCGAGGAGGGCTGCCGCAGCCGCACCGTGGTCAACCGATTCTGCTACGGCCAGTGCAACTCCTTCTACATCCCCCGGCACTCGGGCCCCAACTCGGGCGAGGGCCAGAGCCGAGGCCGAGCCGTGGGCTCCGGGAGGAAAGGCCACAGCAAGGCGCAGGAGCCGTTCCAGTCCTGCTCCTTCTGCAGGCCGCACCGCGTCACCCAGCTCACCGTGCAGCTGGACTGCCCGGACCTGCAGCCCCCGTTCAGACACCGCAAGGTGCAGAGGGTCAAACAGTGCCGCTGCACGTCTGTGGACGTGAGCGGCCACGGGAAGCtgtga